One part of the Magallana gigas chromosome 5, xbMagGiga1.1, whole genome shotgun sequence genome encodes these proteins:
- the LOC105339993 gene encoding chromodomain-helicase-DNA-binding protein 1-like, with protein MISDSDEDDVCVTEKYIKDNDTLKKYGWADLPLRQYQLSGVNWLIHCTKKGHGAILGDEMGLGKTCQTIAFLSYLKKANHQNLVVCPRSVLENWAEEFKRFSPSLKIQTYIGDKDKRAELASSIKHDLKKGREPFHILLTTYELCLKDDAFLSSIPWGAMIVDEAHRLKNCESLLYRTLADWDIDFRILLTGTPVQNNLDELYSLLSFVAPRKFRLSGQEKFVRKFKDITNNKGASELHDLIKPYLLRRTKEVVLKDLPKKSDLVMYHGISKVQKKLYKAILTKDISVFDTNRPGGSSPSLMNILMQLRKCVNHPYLFDGIEPEPFELGEHLVEASGKLVLIDRLLNYLKTTGHKVLMFSQMTHMLDILQDYLGYREYSYERLDGSVRGEERFLAVQNFNKNSDTFVFLLSTKAGGQGLNLVAADTVIFVDSDFNPQNDLQAAARAHRIGQTRPVRVIRLIGRNTVEEIILKRAEDKLKLTEKVIEEGEFSLGLNKQSLFTDKHVPMQDILKFGVDTLLNDDDSTDADIDFVKILGPSVNGEWQLDEEASTSNDQENNEELEEGPASMYEFEGVDYAKEPSAADKKAFDDLLSMEQLILEEEVSGERSQRKKKSVVLPGLLPETSRRTKKPLTPEEIEERNKKRKETLERKAKEAEERARKRAEQQKRKLEELWKDNSYVSSCVRFDSDDEQSEDEEDEDTGGLRLEDEADDDKGQTSRAIHYVSGDVTQPVKTKTSVNLIVHCADDSGWWGKGGVFTAISKRCHAVEEQYELAAKMKDMNVGDCHLISFDDEGSSKDVENWICLLIAQHRDKRNNSLSGIKLSALNEGLKMVYKLAKARKGSVHLPRIGHDTPGFNWYGTERLIRKHLSSRGIPTYIYYYPRRQKGVKRKNEDTAAQDTTSKEKRIESTSTSINGSSSRSLLDIFTGTCIYVHPSNFPSDKLKQYRRQIIAYDGDVSKEFSSKVTHVIADPKCEKTAEAWLKSNVKCPFLTPDWLDCCLQGRKLVPTQTYVHPSCDRT; from the exons ATGATTAGTGACAGCGACGAAGACGATGTTTGTGTGacagaaaaatacattaaagATAATGATACATTGAAGAAATATGGCTGGGCAg ACTTGCCCCTGAGACAGTATCAGCTATCAGGAGTAAACTGGCTGATCCACTGCACCAAAAAAGGACATGGAGCTATTCTGGGTGATGAAATGGGCTTGGGAAAAACCTGTCAG ACAATAGCATTTCTGTCATACTTAAAGAAGGCAAATCATCAAAACCTGGTTGTCTGTCCACGGTCTGTGCTGGAAAATTGGGCGGAGGAGTTTAAGAG ATTTTCCCCTTCCCTTAAGATACAAACTTATATTGGAGACAAGGATAAGCGAGCTGAGTTAGCGTCCAGTATAAAGCATGATCTGAAAAAAGGAAGGGAACCCTTTCACATCCTTCTCACCACATATGAG TTGTGCTTGAAGGATGACGCCTTCTTGTCCTCCATACCGTGGGGTGCTATGATTGTTGACGAGGCTCATCGTCTGAAGAACTGTGAGTCCCTGCTATATCGGACACTCGCTGAT TGGGATATTGACTTCAGAATTCTGCTGACGGGGACCCCTGTACAGAACAATCTGGATGAACTCTACTCCTTACTGAGCTTTGTGGCTCCGCGGAAGTTCCGATTGTCCGGACAGGAAAAGTTTGTGAGGAAGTTCAAAGACATCACCAACAACAAAG GTGCCTCTGAACTGCATGATTTGATCAAACCATATCTCTTACGCCGAACAAAGGAGGTCGTTCTGAAAGACTTGCCCAAGAAGTCAGATCTTGTGATGTACCATGGCATATCTAAAGTTCAGAAAAAGCTCTACAAAGCCATTCTTACAAAAGATATTA GTGTTTTTGACACAAATCGACCAGGTGGAAGTTCCCCTTCACTCATGAACATTCTTATGCAGCTCAGGAAATGTGTCAATCATCCTTATTTGTTTGATG GGATTGAACCTGAACCGTTTGAGCTGGGTGAACACCTGGTGGAGGCCAGTGGTAAACTTGTTCTGATTGATCGACTGTTGAACTACCTAAAGACCACCGGTCACAAAGTCCTCATGTTTTCTCAGATGACCCACATGTTAGACATACTACAAGATTACTTAGGATACAGAG AGTATAGCTATGAGCGTTTGGACGGCTCGGTCCGTGGTGAGGAGCGATTTCTAGCCGTCCAGAACTTCAACAAGAACTCGGACACATTTGTGTTTCTGCTGAGTACCAAGGCAGGGGGCCAGGGTCTGAATCTGGTGGCAGCAGACACAGTCATTTTTGTGGACAGCGACTTTAACCCTCAGAATGACCTTCAGGCGGCCGCTCGGGCCCACAGAATAGGCCAAACTAG GCCGGTGAGGGTGATTCGTTTGATTGGGAGGAACACAGTCGAGGAGATAATTCTGAAGCGTGCTGAGGACAAACTGAAACTGACAGAGAAAGTGATAGAGGAAGGCGAGTTCTCTCTGGGCCTCAACAAACAGTCTCTGTTTACTGACAAGCATGTCCCC atgCAAGACATTCTTAAGTTTGGAGTCGACACCTTGTTAAATGATGATGACTCAACAGATGCCGACATAGACTTTGTAAAAATTCTGGGTCCCTCGGTCAATGGAGAATGGCAGCTGGATGAAGAGGCCTCAACCAGTAACGACCAAGAG AATAATGAGGAATTGGAGGAGGGGCCTGCCAGTATGTACGAGTTTGAGGGAGTGGATTATGCCAAGGAACCATCGGCAGCAGACAAAAAGGCATTTGATGACCTTTTGTCAA TGGAGCAGCTTATCCTGGAGGAAGAGGTGTCCGGAGAGAGGTCCCAGAGGAAGAAAAAGTCTGTGGTGCTCCCAGGTCTTCTACCCGAGACCTCGAGGAGGACTAAGAAACCCCTCACCCCAGAGGAGATTGAGGAGAGGAACAAAAAG AGGAAAGAGACGTTAGAAAGAAAAGCCAAAGAGGCAGAGGAGCGAGCCAGGAAGAGAGCTGAGCAACAGAAAAGAAAACT TGAGGAGCTGTGGAAGGACAACAGTTATGTCTCCAGCTGTGTGAGGTTCGACAGCGATGATGAGCAATCTGAAGATGAGGAAGATGAAGATACTGGAGGATTGAGGCTGGAAGATGAGGCGGATGATGATAAGGGACAAACTAGTCGAGCCATCCATTATGTCAGCGGGGATGTTACGCAACCTGTAAAGACCAAAACCAGTGTTAACCTCATCGTCCACTGTGCAG ATGATTCAGGATGGTGGGGTAAAGGTGGTGTCTTCACAGCAATATCCAAACGATGTCATGCTGTTGAAGAGCAGTATGAATTGGCAGCTAAAATGAAAG ACATGAATGTCGGGGATTGTCACCTCATTTCATTTGATGATGAAGGCAGCTCAAAAGATGTAGAAAATTGG ATCTGTCTACTTATTGCCCAGCACAGAGACAAGCGGAACAACTCCCTGTCTGGAATCAAACTGTCGGCTCTAAACGAAGGGCTAAAGATGGTGTACAAATTGGCAAAGGCTCGAAAAG GAAGTGTCCATCTGCCACGTATTGGCCATGACACTCCCGGGTTTAACTGGTACGGAACAGAGAGGCTGATTAGGAAGCACCTGTCATCTCGGGGAATCCCCACATACAT cTATTATTATCCCAGAAGACAGAAGGGAGTAAAGAGGAAGAATGAAGACACAGCAGCACAGGACACAACCTCTA AGGAGAAGAGAATAGAATCTACTAGCACTTCTATAAATGGCAGCAGTAGCAGAAGTTTGTTGGACATATTTACTGGTACCTGTATCTACGTACATCCCTCCAACTTCCCGTCTGATAAGCTGAAACAGTACAGAAGACAGATTATTGC TTATGATGGGGATGTTTCCAAAGAGTTTTCTTCAAAAGTAACCCATGTTATTGCTGATCCTAAATGTGAAAAG ACTGCTGAAGCATGGCTGAAATCCAATGTCAAGTGTCCATTTCTCACTCCTGATTGGCTAGATTGTTGTCTACAGGGGAGAAAACTCGTCCCAACTCAGACTTATGTTCATCCATCTTGTGACAGAACTTGA